A stretch of the Vigna radiata var. radiata cultivar VC1973A chromosome 7, Vradiata_ver6, whole genome shotgun sequence genome encodes the following:
- the LOC106769537 gene encoding FHA domain-containing protein DDL, whose product MGRHSSGNHSPSSRRHRSHRSISPLLREKHERSARTAARSIRTDSGSPDSPSRSRSPSPRTKRLKRAQTDREPRESERSRGSSRGRGSEREGAERREKRRTENDGGGGGSGRSSKSEKRTENEDTGGRSNKLSRSRHERSPEREHNGRSRHRSQSPPHRHPSSGNAKPRDEMINSSGAEEMDEESDSIRKMKAAEEALEEKQKQKPSFELSGNLAAETNRVRGVTLLFNEPPEARKPDIKWRLYVFKGGEVLNEPLYIHRQSCYLFGRERRVADIPTDHPSCSKQHAVIQFRQVEKEQPDGTLLKQIRPYIMDLGSTNKTLINDSPIEPQRYYELREKDTIKFGNSSREYVLLHENSMG is encoded by the exons ATGGGTCGTCACTCTTCTGGCAACCACTCTCCCTCATCCCGCCGTCACCGGAGCCACCGCAGCATCTCTCCGCTACTGCGAGAAAAGCATGAGCGTTCCGCCCGCACCGCGGCTAGGTCGATTCGGACGGATTCTGGTTCTCCGGATTCTCCCTCTCGCTCGCGCTCTCCGTCTCCGCGAACTAAGAGGTTGAAGAGAGCTCAGACGGACCGTGAGCCTCGTGAGAGTGAGAGGAGCCGTGGTAGTAGCAGAGGGAGAGGTTCGGAGAGGGAAGGGGCTGAGCGGAGGGAGAAGAGGAGGACGGAGAACGACGGAGGCGGCGGTGGTAGTGGAAGGAGTAGCAAATCGGAGAAGAGAACGGAGAACGAAGACACTGGCGGGAGAAGTAACAAATTGTCGCGGTCGAGGCACGAGAGGTCGCCGGAGCGCGAGCACAATGGAAGGAGTCGACATAGGTCTCAGTCTCCACCGCATCGTCACCCCTCCTCCGGGAATGCAAAGCCTCGTGATGAG ATGATCAACTCAAGCGGAGCTGAAGAAAT GGATGAGGAGAGTGATTCCATTAGGAAAATGAAGGCGGCTGAGGAGGCTTTGGAAGAAAAACAGAAG CAAAAACCTTCATTTGAGCTATCTGGAAATCTCGCAGCTGAAACAAATCGAGTCAGAG GCGTTACTTTGTTATTCAATGAACCACCAGAGGCTCGAAAACCAGATATTAAATGGCGGCTTTATGTTTTCAAGGGTGGTGAAGTGCTAAATG AGCCCCTTTATATACATCGCCAAAGTTGTTATCTTTTTGGAAGGGAAAGAAGGGTTGCTGACATCCCTACAGATCATCCATCTTGCAGCAAGCAACATGCTGTTATTCAATTCCG GCAAGTTGAAAAAGAGCAACCTGATGGTACATTATTGAAACAAATAAG GCCTTACATTATGGACCTCGGAAGCACAaacaaaactttaataaat GATAGTCCCATTGAACCTCAACGATATTACGAACTTAGAGAAAAGGACACCATTAAATTTGGTAATAGTAG TCGAGAATATGTATTATTACATGAAAATTCCATGGGGTAA